Proteins encoded in a region of the Coffea eugenioides isolate CCC68of chromosome 4, Ceug_1.0, whole genome shotgun sequence genome:
- the LOC113767784 gene encoding 4-coumarate--CoA ligase-like 9, which produces MADARKIDPKSGFCSVTRIYHNLRPPAPLPPLSQPISITEYAISLLRATTSSPTSTTSPSTPFLIDCSTGCQLSYSQFFSQVHSLSTFLLTQYPSLSQNDVAFILCPPSLHVPVLYFSLLSLGLTVSPANPLSSPSELTHLLQLSKPAVVFTISSLYQKFPKALKSSMIFVDKPQFQSVLSNHTSTEKIEAVSKYSGRVIHQNDSAAILYSSGTTGRVKGVELSHRTLIAVIAGLYHNKHKADGEDENPPHPVSLFSLPLFHVFGFFMLIRAAALGETLVLLGKFDFENMLEAIERYKVTYMPVAPPLVVAFAKSDIVNKYDLSSLRLLGCGGAPLGKEVSESFTARFPNVEISQGYGMTETGGAATRMIGTEEIKKHGSTGRLAEHTEAKIVDPDTKEALPPGQRGELWLRGPIIMKGYVGDSQATAETWDSEGWLKTGDLCYFDSDGFLYIVDRLKELIKYKAYQVPPAELEHLLQSIPEVADAAVIPYPDEEAGQIPMAFIVRKPGSHVTETQIMDIVAKQVAPYKKIRRVAFISSIPKSPAGKILRRELVNHAISAASSKL; this is translated from the exons ATGGCGGATGCACGAAAGATAGACCCCAAAAGTGGGTTCTGCTCAGTAACAAGAATTTACCACAACCTTCGACCACCAGCTCCATTACCACCACTTTCTCAGCCAATTTCCATCACTGAATACGCCATCTCCCTCCTCCGTGCCACCACTTCCTCCCCCACCTCCACCACCTCTCCTTCCACCCCATTCCTCATCGACTGCTCCACCGGCTGCCAACTGTCCTACTCCCAATTTTTCAGCCAAGTGCACTCTCTCTCTACTTTCCTCCTAACCCAATACCCTTCCCTCTCCCAAAACGACGTCGCCTTCATCCTCTGCCCTCCCTCCCTCCACGTCCCAGTACTCTACTTCTCCCTCCTCTCCCTTGGCCTCACCGTCTCCCCCGCCAACCCTCTCTCCTCGCCCTCCGAGTTGACTCACTTACTCCAACTCAGTAAACCAGCTGTCGTTTTCACCATTTCATCGCTTTACCAGAAGTTCCCGAAAGCCTTGAAGTCCAGTATGATCTTCGTAGACAAGCCGCAGTTCCAATCCGTGCTCTCGAACCACACCTCCACCGAGAAGATCGAAGCGGTAAGTAAGTATAGCGGCCGAGTCATCCACCAAAATGACTCGGCCGCTATACTTTACTCGTCCGGAACAACCGGACGAGTTAAAGGTGTGGAACTGTCCCACCGCACCTTAATAGCCGTGATAGCAGGTTTGTATCACAATAAGCACAAAGCTGACGGTGAAGATGAAAATCCGCCTCATCCGGTGTCGCTGTTCAGTTTGCCGCTGTTCCATGTTTTCGGGTTCTTTATGCTGATAAGGGCTGCGGCCTTGGGGGAGACTCTGGTGCTGCTGGGGAAGTTTGATTTCGAGAATATGCTGGAAGCCATCGAAAGGTATAAGGTGACTTACATGCCGGTGGCGCCGCCGCTGGTGGTGGCGTTTGCTAAGTCGGATATAGTGAATAAGTACGATCTTAGCTCCCTACGCCTACTTGGATGCGGTGGTGCGCCACTGGGAAAGGAGGTCTCTGAGAGCTTCACAGCCCGGTTCCCCAACGTGGAGATTTCCCAG GGGTATGGTATGACTGAGACTGGGGGAGCGGCTACACGGATGATAGGAACTGAGGAGATAAAGAAACATGGATCCACTGGTCGCCTTGCTGAGCACACAGAAGCCAAGATAGTGGATCCTGATACTAAAGAGGCTTTACCTCCTGGTCAGCGAGGTGAACTATGGCTACGAGGGCCTATTATCATGAAAG GTTATGTCGGAGATAGTCAAGCGACAGCTGAAACCTGGGACTCAGAGGGCTGGCTGAAGACTGGTGATCTCTGTTATTTTGACTCTGATGGTTTCCTCTACATTGTTGACAGGCTAAAGGAACTCATCAAGTATAAAGCATATCAG GTCCCACCAGCTGAATTGGAACATTTGCTTCAATCAATTCCTGAAGTAGCTGATGCAGCAGTGATCCC GTATCCTGATGAAGAAGCAGGTCAGATTCCTATGGCCTTCATTGTTAGGAAACCTGGAAGCCATGTTACTGAGACTCAAATTATGGATATTGTTGCAAAACAG GTTGCACCATACAAGAAAATACGAAGAGTTGCATTTATCAGCTCGATTCCAAAATCTCCAGCAGGAAAAATCCTGAGAAGGGAACTGGTTAATCATGCAATTTCTGCTGCTTCATCTAAATTATGA